Proteins encoded within one genomic window of Variovorax sp. OAS795:
- a CDS encoding HAD-IA family hydrolase produces MFATQKPALAAGSPAVTAAKVQAVLFDLDGTLIDSAPDLGAAADKMRTDRGLESFPLERYRFMAGAGARGMLGVAFGITPDAPEFPALREEFFVAYENRMLLNTQVFDGVQALIDAICARGLAWGVVTNKSARFTDPLTRAIALFDSAGAIVSGDTTPFSKPHPGPLHEAARRLGVPSSACIYVGDDERDIIAGRAAGMRTVAATYGYMGAQADATLWEADAAITSPLELLQYLNRA; encoded by the coding sequence ATGTTCGCGACGCAAAAGCCTGCGCTTGCGGCGGGTTCGCCGGCGGTGACGGCGGCGAAAGTGCAGGCCGTGCTGTTCGACCTGGACGGCACGCTGATCGACAGTGCGCCCGATCTTGGCGCCGCGGCCGACAAGATGCGCACCGACCGGGGGCTCGAATCGTTCCCGCTGGAGCGCTACCGTTTCATGGCGGGCGCGGGAGCGCGCGGCATGCTCGGCGTGGCGTTCGGCATCACGCCGGACGCGCCGGAGTTCCCCGCGTTGCGCGAGGAGTTCTTCGTCGCCTACGAGAACCGCATGCTGCTCAACACACAGGTGTTCGATGGCGTGCAGGCGCTCATCGACGCCATCTGCGCGCGCGGGCTCGCCTGGGGCGTGGTCACCAACAAGTCGGCACGCTTCACCGATCCGCTGACGCGCGCCATTGCGCTTTTTGACAGCGCAGGCGCCATCGTGAGCGGCGACACCACGCCATTTTCCAAGCCGCACCCCGGACCCCTGCACGAAGCTGCGCGCCGGCTTGGCGTTCCCTCCAGCGCCTGCATCTATGTGGGAGACGACGAACGCGACATCATCGCGGGACGTGCCGCGGGCATGCGGACCGTTGCAGCAACTTATGGTTACATGGGCGCCCAGGCCGACGCCACCCTGTGGGAGGCCGATGCCGCAATAACTTCGCCCCTGGAGCTCTTGCAATACCTCAACCGGGCCTAA
- the gyrA gene encoding DNA gyrase subunit A produces the protein MTSFAKETLPISLEEEMRSSYLDYAMSVIVGRALPDARDGLKPVHRRVLFAMHELNNDWNRAYKKSARIVGDVIGKYHPHGDQSVYDTIVRLAQDFSMRHMLVDGQGNFGSVDGDNAAAMRYTEIRLAKIAHEMLGDIDKETVDFQDNYDGSEKEPKVLPSKLPNLLVNGSGGIAVGMATNIPPHNLNEVVDACLHLLRNPQASIDELMEIIPAPDFPTAGIIYGINGVRDGYRTGRGKVVMRAKCHFEDIDRGQRQAIIVDELPYQVNKKTLQERMAELVHEKKIEGISHIQDESDKSGMRLVIELKRGEVPEVVLNNLYKQTQLQDTFGINMVALVDGQPKLCNLKDLIEVFLQHRREVVTRRTVFTLRKARERGHVLEGLAVALANIDDFISIIRNAPTPPVAKAELMTRSWDSKLVREMLTRSRADGGVVNADDYRPEGLEREFGMGSDGLYRLSETQAQEILQMRLQRLTGLEQDKIVAEYKEVMAEIDDLLDILAKPERVSVIIGDELGTIKHEFGQSKLGARRSLVEHSAFDLSTEDLITPTDMVVTLSHSGYIKSQPLNEYRAQKRGGRGKQATVTKEDDWIDQLFIANTHDYILCFSNRGRLYWLKVWEVPAGSRGSRGRPIVNMFPLQEGEKINVALALTGEKRNFPADQYVFMATSMGTVKKTTLDEFNNPRKGGIIAVNLDEGDYLIGAALTDGKHDVMLFSDGGKAVRFDEEDVRPLGRNARGVRGMSLDPGQGVIAMLVAEDEQQSVLTATENGYGKRTSITEYTRHGRGTKGMIAIQQSERNGKVVAATLVHADDEIMLITDKGVLVRTRVAEIRELGRATQGVTLIGLDEGAKLSGLQRIVENDANGEIEPGADDTSTSSTENPQ, from the coding sequence ATGACCTCCTTCGCCAAAGAAACCCTGCCCATCAGTCTCGAAGAGGAAATGCGCAGCAGCTATCTCGATTACGCCATGAGCGTGATCGTGGGCCGGGCGCTTCCCGATGCGCGCGACGGCCTCAAGCCTGTGCACCGGCGCGTGCTGTTTGCCATGCACGAGCTCAACAACGACTGGAACCGGGCCTACAAGAAGTCCGCCCGCATCGTGGGCGACGTGATCGGCAAGTACCACCCGCACGGCGACCAGTCGGTCTACGACACCATCGTGCGTCTGGCGCAGGACTTTTCCATGCGCCATATGCTGGTCGACGGCCAGGGCAACTTCGGCTCGGTCGACGGCGACAACGCGGCCGCAATGCGGTATACGGAAATCCGCCTCGCCAAAATTGCACATGAAATGCTGGGCGATATCGACAAGGAAACTGTCGATTTTCAGGACAATTACGACGGCTCGGAAAAAGAACCCAAGGTTTTGCCGAGCAAGCTGCCGAATTTGCTGGTGAATGGCTCCGGCGGTATTGCGGTGGGCATGGCCACCAATATTCCGCCGCACAATCTCAATGAAGTGGTGGACGCCTGCCTGCACCTGCTGCGCAATCCGCAGGCCTCCATCGACGAGCTGATGGAAATCATTCCGGCGCCCGACTTCCCCACCGCCGGCATCATCTACGGCATCAATGGCGTCCGGGACGGCTACCGCACGGGCCGGGGCAAGGTCGTCATGCGCGCCAAGTGCCACTTCGAGGACATCGACCGCGGCCAGCGCCAGGCGATCATCGTCGACGAGCTTCCCTACCAGGTCAACAAGAAGACGCTGCAGGAGCGCATGGCCGAGCTGGTGCACGAGAAGAAGATCGAGGGCATCAGCCACATCCAGGACGAGTCCGACAAGTCGGGCATGCGCCTGGTGATCGAGCTCAAGCGCGGCGAAGTGCCCGAGGTGGTGCTCAACAACCTCTACAAGCAGACGCAGCTGCAGGACACCTTCGGCATCAACATGGTGGCGCTGGTCGACGGCCAGCCCAAGCTGTGCAACCTGAAGGACCTGATCGAGGTCTTCCTGCAGCACCGCCGCGAAGTGGTGACGCGCCGCACCGTCTTCACGCTGCGCAAGGCGCGCGAACGCGGCCACGTGCTCGAAGGCCTGGCAGTGGCGCTGGCCAATATCGACGACTTCATCTCGATCATCCGCAATGCCCCGACGCCGCCCGTGGCCAAGGCCGAGCTGATGACCCGCAGCTGGGACAGCAAGCTGGTGCGCGAAATGCTCACGCGTTCGCGCGCCGATGGCGGCGTGGTCAACGCCGACGACTACCGCCCCGAGGGCCTGGAGCGCGAATTCGGCATGGGTTCGGACGGCCTCTATCGCCTCTCGGAAACCCAGGCCCAGGAAATCCTGCAGATGCGCCTGCAGCGCCTCACCGGCCTGGAACAGGACAAGATCGTTGCGGAGTACAAGGAGGTCATGGCCGAGATCGACGACCTGCTCGACATCCTGGCCAAGCCCGAGCGGGTCTCGGTCATCATCGGCGACGAACTCGGCACCATCAAGCACGAGTTCGGCCAGTCCAAGCTCGGCGCGCGCCGCAGCCTGGTCGAGCACAGCGCCTTCGACCTCTCGACCGAAGACCTGATCACGCCGACCGACATGGTGGTGACGCTGTCGCACAGCGGCTATATCAAGAGCCAGCCGCTGAACGAATACCGGGCGCAAAAGCGCGGCGGGCGCGGCAAGCAGGCCACCGTGACGAAGGAAGACGACTGGATCGACCAGCTCTTCATTGCCAATACGCACGACTACATCCTGTGCTTCTCCAACCGCGGCCGGCTCTACTGGCTCAAGGTGTGGGAAGTGCCCGCGGGTTCCCGCGGTTCGCGCGGCCGCCCGATCGTCAACATGTTCCCGCTGCAGGAAGGCGAGAAGATCAACGTCGCGCTCGCCCTCACCGGCGAGAAGCGCAACTTCCCGGCCGACCAGTACGTGTTCATGGCCACCTCCATGGGAACGGTCAAGAAGACCACGCTCGACGAATTCAACAACCCCCGCAAGGGCGGCATCATCGCGGTGAATCTCGATGAGGGCGACTACCTCATCGGCGCAGCCCTCACCGACGGCAAGCACGACGTGATGCTGTTCAGCGACGGCGGCAAGGCGGTGCGCTTCGACGAGGAAGACGTGCGCCCGCTGGGGCGCAATGCACGCGGCGTGCGCGGCATGTCGCTGGACCCCGGACAAGGCGTGATCGCCATGCTGGTGGCCGAGGACGAGCAGCAAAGCGTGCTCACCGCCACCGAAAATGGTTACGGAAAGCGCACAAGCATTACCGAGTACACGCGTCATGGCCGGGGAACCAAAGGCATGATTGCGATTCAACAGAGCGAGCGCAACGGCAAGGTCGTTGCCGCCACCCTCGTGCATGCGGACGATGAGATCATGCTCATCACCGACAAGGGCGTGCTGGTGCGCACCCGGGTTGCCGAGATTCGTGAACTAGGTCGCGCTACGCAAGGCGTAACGCTGATCGGGCTCGACGAAGGCGCCAAACTCAGCGGGCTACAGCGTATTGTCGAAAACGACGCCAACGGCGAGATCGAGCCAGGCGCGGACGATACTTCCACATCTTCAACGGAGAACCCTCAGTGA
- the ompA gene encoding outer membrane protein OmpA → MKKLNKVAMMFAVAALATAAGAQTRVTAANGGPTIDNWQNGTGELVWKNGTNELCWRDANWTPATAAVGCDGALVAAAPPVAAPGVAPAPAPAAPPTVAASKVTFAADAFFDFDKSVLKPEGRAKLTDLVSKIRDVNLEVIIAVGHTDSIGSDAYNQRLSVRRAEAVKAFLVSKGIERNRVYTEGKGEKQPVADNRTKEGRAKNRRVEIEVVGTRATQ, encoded by the coding sequence ATGAAGAAACTGAATAAAGTGGCGATGATGTTTGCAGTCGCTGCGCTCGCCACTGCCGCCGGCGCGCAGACCCGTGTCACCGCAGCAAATGGCGGTCCTACGATCGACAACTGGCAGAACGGCACCGGCGAACTGGTTTGGAAGAACGGCACGAACGAACTGTGCTGGCGCGATGCCAACTGGACGCCGGCTACCGCCGCCGTCGGTTGCGACGGTGCCCTGGTTGCCGCAGCTCCTCCCGTTGCAGCTCCTGGCGTGGCTCCTGCGCCTGCGCCTGCCGCTCCGCCGACCGTGGCTGCTTCGAAGGTGACCTTCGCTGCCGACGCATTCTTCGACTTCGACAAGTCGGTCCTCAAGCCTGAAGGTCGCGCCAAGCTGACCGACCTGGTCTCGAAGATCCGTGATGTCAACCTCGAAGTGATCATCGCTGTGGGCCACACCGACTCGATCGGTTCGGACGCCTATAACCAGCGTCTGTCGGTGCGCCGCGCCGAAGCCGTCAAGGCCTTCCTGGTCTCGAAGGGCATCGAACGCAACCGCGTCTACACCGAAGGCAAGGGCGAGAAGCAGCCAGTGGCTGACAACCGCACCAAGGAAGGCCGCGCCAAGAACCGCCGCGTGGAAATCGAAGTGGTCGGCACCCGCGCCACCCAGTGA
- the serC gene encoding 3-phosphoserine/phosphohydroxythreonine transaminase, translated as MPEAVLQRAASDMLDWQGSGMSVMEMSHRGKEFGAICTQAEADIRTLLAVPDHFHILFMQGGGLGENAIVPMNLSRGKSADFVITGSWSIKSQKEAQRYCTANIAASNAADHHTRLPDPSTWRLTQDASYVHLCTNETINGIEFQQLPDLAALGSKAPLVIDFSSHVASRSIDWRRVGLAFGGAQKNLGPAGLTLVIVRDDLLGHALEICPSAFNYKIVADNQSMYNTPPTWGIYIAGLTFQWLLQQTEGTLTGVAAMEQRNIAKARLLYDFIDASSFYANRIDPACRSRMNVPFFLEDESRNDAFLAGAREAGLLQLKGHKSVGGMRASIYNAMPLEGVQALVGYMREFERSHA; from the coding sequence ATGCCGGAGGCGGTGCTGCAACGCGCCGCCTCCGACATGCTCGACTGGCAGGGCAGCGGAATGAGCGTGATGGAGATGAGCCATCGCGGCAAGGAGTTCGGCGCCATCTGCACCCAGGCCGAAGCCGACATCCGCACGCTGCTCGCGGTGCCCGATCACTTCCACATCCTCTTCATGCAGGGTGGCGGGCTCGGCGAAAACGCCATCGTGCCGATGAACCTGTCGCGCGGAAAATCCGCCGATTTCGTCATCACCGGCAGCTGGAGCATCAAGTCCCAGAAGGAAGCGCAGCGCTACTGCACGGCGAACATCGCGGCCAGCAACGCGGCCGACCACCACACGCGCTTGCCCGACCCGTCGACCTGGCGGCTCACGCAAGACGCCTCGTATGTGCACCTGTGCACCAACGAAACCATCAACGGCATCGAGTTCCAGCAACTGCCCGACCTTGCCGCCCTCGGCAGCAAGGCGCCGCTGGTCATCGACTTTTCCTCGCACGTGGCTTCGCGCAGCATCGACTGGCGCCGCGTCGGCCTCGCATTCGGCGGGGCGCAGAAGAACCTCGGCCCGGCCGGGCTCACGCTCGTGATCGTGCGCGACGACCTGCTCGGCCATGCGCTCGAGATCTGCCCGAGCGCTTTCAACTACAAGATCGTTGCCGACAACCAGTCGATGTACAACACCCCGCCGACCTGGGGCATCTACATCGCAGGACTCACGTTCCAGTGGCTGCTGCAGCAGACCGAAGGCACGCTCACCGGCGTGGCCGCCATGGAGCAGCGCAACATCGCCAAGGCCAGGCTGCTGTACGACTTCATCGACGCATCGTCGTTCTACGCCAACAGGATCGACCCAGCCTGCCGATCCCGCATGAACGTGCCGTTCTTCCTCGAGGACGAGTCCCGGAACGACGCCTTCCTGGCCGGCGCACGCGAGGCCGGGCTGCTGCAGCTCAAGGGCCACAAGTCGGTCGGCGGCATGCGCGCGAGCATCTACAACGCCATGCCGCTGGAAGGCGTACAGGCACTTGTGGGCTACATGCGAGAATTCGAGCGATCGCATGCCTAG
- the pheA gene encoding prephenate dehydratase, with protein sequence MTASAPTPPSTPDNSESLSGLRVQIDSLDQRLLSLLNERAHVAELVGEVKKREGTPFFRPDRVAQVIEKMQKSNAGPLKDLHVAAIWREIMSACLALESPQRVAVLGPEGTFCEQAAIEYFGGAADLIYCASFDEVFHATAAGSAQYGVVGVENSTEGVVTRSLDLFLHSPTHVVGEVSLLVRHHLLRSSNTLEGIEAVLAHPQALAQCQTWLSKHLPNAERRAVSSNAEGARLAATNPAWAGLAGERAATRFGLHIVAHAIQDDSYNRTRFSVICLPQTLAMPPASGRDCTSLIVSVPNRPGAVHDLLVPLKVNNVSMTRFESRPARTGQWEYYFYIDLDGHPSQPNVAAALAELRGLCAFYKVLGAYPVKA encoded by the coding sequence ATGACCGCCTCCGCTCCAACACCGCCCTCTACTCCCGACAACTCCGAAAGCCTTTCCGGTCTGCGCGTGCAGATCGATTCGCTCGACCAGCGACTGCTCAGCCTGCTCAATGAGCGGGCCCATGTGGCGGAGCTGGTCGGCGAGGTCAAGAAGCGCGAAGGCACCCCGTTCTTCCGCCCCGACCGCGTGGCCCAGGTCATCGAGAAGATGCAAAAGAGCAATGCGGGTCCGCTCAAGGACCTGCATGTGGCGGCCATCTGGCGCGAAATCATGTCGGCCTGCCTGGCGCTCGAATCGCCCCAGCGCGTCGCCGTGCTGGGCCCTGAGGGCACCTTCTGCGAACAGGCGGCCATCGAATATTTCGGCGGTGCCGCCGACCTGATCTACTGCGCCAGCTTCGACGAGGTGTTCCACGCCACGGCGGCGGGCAGCGCCCAGTACGGTGTGGTGGGCGTCGAAAACTCCACCGAAGGCGTGGTGACGCGTTCGCTCGACCTGTTCCTGCATTCGCCCACCCATGTGGTCGGCGAAGTCAGCCTCCTGGTGCGCCACCATCTGCTGCGCAGCAGCAACACGCTCGAAGGCATCGAGGCGGTGCTCGCCCACCCGCAGGCGCTGGCCCAATGCCAGACCTGGCTGTCGAAGCACCTGCCCAACGCCGAGCGGCGCGCCGTCTCGAGCAATGCCGAAGGCGCGCGGCTCGCGGCCACCAACCCGGCCTGGGCCGGGCTGGCCGGCGAACGCGCCGCCACCCGCTTCGGGCTGCACATCGTGGCGCATGCCATCCAGGACGACTCCTACAACCGCACCCGTTTCTCGGTCATCTGCCTGCCCCAGACGCTGGCCATGCCGCCGGCCTCCGGACGCGATTGCACGAGCCTGATCGTCTCCGTGCCCAACCGCCCCGGCGCCGTGCACGACCTGCTGGTGCCGCTGAAGGTCAACAACGTCTCGATGACCCGATTCGAGTCGCGGCCCGCGCGCACCGGCCAGTGGGAGTACTACTTCTACATCGACCTGGACGGGCACCCCTCGCAGCCCAACGTGGCTGCGGCCCTGGCCGAGCTGCGGGGCCTCTGCGCGTTCTACAAGGTGCTTGGCGCCTACCCCGTCAAAGCCTGA
- a CDS encoding ribonuclease H: MIEIYTDGSCWPNPSAIGGWSFVAFENGREIHTGSGKADTFTSSNRMEQTAMLRALLWLGDRPAVLHSDSRYVVDGLNLWSAKWQRNGWTRKDKATKKICDVMNADLWQVMVIARQRQHEVRWIKGHAGHIGNERADGLAEAARMGATA, from the coding sequence ATGATCGAAATCTACACGGATGGATCATGCTGGCCGAATCCGAGTGCCATCGGCGGCTGGAGCTTCGTGGCCTTCGAGAACGGCCGCGAAATCCACACCGGGAGCGGCAAGGCCGACACGTTCACTTCGAGCAACCGCATGGAGCAAACAGCCATGCTGCGCGCCCTGCTGTGGCTCGGCGACCGTCCTGCGGTGTTGCACAGCGACAGTCGCTATGTCGTCGACGGACTGAATCTGTGGTCGGCGAAGTGGCAGCGGAATGGCTGGACTCGCAAGGACAAGGCCACCAAGAAGATTTGCGACGTGATGAACGCTGACCTTTGGCAAGTAATGGTGATCGCACGTCAGCGCCAGCACGAGGTGCGCTGGATCAAGGGGCACGCCGGCCACATTGGCAACGAGCGCGCAGATGGCCTGGCGGAAGCCGCGCGCATGGGAGCGACAGCATGA
- a CDS encoding tyrosine-type recombinase/integrase encodes MSVGITVIKRKNKEVIRVAFSFQGVQCREIVDLPGTRANLLYAERLRAEILGKIERGLFRYDEYFPSSPRCRIFGHGAGKTTSVKDLLESYKTRSKASLQPSTWNGYRKAIDNVLVPQFGDLQVGSLSAGTLRDWIALQHVTRKRMSNLLLPLRNALSEAVADEAIAFNPLDRLKIARILPRDTLSTDYAPDPYTMEELLTLLTSMQTAERHAFQFWAFSGVRTSELIAITWPDVDLVAKTVRIDKAVVEGQEKGTKTKAGVRTIPLLLAARQALQAQLAAVETAQGRVFLNPRTEGEWTDQSLLRLWQRTCKRVKARYRNPYQMRHTFASHLLSQGENPAYIAKLLGHESTEMVIRHYGRWVEQGAELGFERPAVKYGRECLPGLPTV; translated from the coding sequence GTGAGCGTCGGCATCACCGTCATCAAGCGCAAGAACAAGGAAGTCATCCGCGTTGCGTTCAGCTTTCAGGGCGTACAGTGCCGGGAGATCGTCGATCTGCCAGGCACGCGCGCCAACCTGCTCTATGCGGAGCGCCTGCGCGCCGAGATCCTCGGAAAGATCGAGCGCGGGCTGTTCCGGTATGACGAATATTTTCCGAGCTCGCCACGCTGCCGGATCTTCGGCCATGGGGCCGGCAAGACCACCAGCGTGAAAGACCTGCTGGAAAGCTACAAAACGCGCTCCAAGGCGTCTTTGCAGCCCAGCACATGGAACGGCTACCGGAAAGCGATCGACAACGTTCTGGTTCCGCAGTTCGGCGACTTGCAGGTCGGGTCGTTGAGCGCCGGCACCCTGCGCGACTGGATCGCCCTGCAGCACGTCACGCGCAAGCGGATGAGCAACCTGCTGCTGCCGCTACGGAATGCGCTCTCCGAGGCTGTGGCGGATGAGGCGATCGCGTTCAATCCGCTCGACCGGCTCAAGATCGCCCGGATCCTGCCGCGGGACACGCTGTCAACGGACTACGCGCCCGACCCATACACCATGGAGGAACTGCTGACCCTATTGACCTCGATGCAGACCGCCGAGCGCCACGCGTTCCAGTTCTGGGCGTTCTCCGGCGTCCGCACCAGCGAGCTCATCGCGATCACCTGGCCGGACGTCGACCTGGTGGCCAAAACTGTGCGGATCGACAAGGCCGTTGTCGAGGGTCAGGAGAAGGGAACGAAGACGAAGGCGGGGGTTCGCACCATCCCCCTGTTGCTGGCGGCGCGGCAGGCCTTGCAGGCGCAGCTGGCGGCCGTCGAAACCGCGCAAGGCCGGGTGTTCCTGAATCCGCGCACAGAGGGCGAATGGACCGATCAGTCGTTGCTGCGGCTGTGGCAACGCACCTGCAAAAGGGTCAAGGCGCGCTATCGCAACCCATACCAAATGAGGCACACTTTTGCAAGCCATCTGCTGAGCCAGGGAGAGAACCCGGCGTACATTGCCAAGCTCCTGGGCCACGAATCGACCGAGATGGTGATCCGACACTACGGCCGCTGGGTCGAGCAAGGTGCGGAGTTGGGCTTCGAGCGACCGGCAGTAAAGTACGGGCGCGAGTGCTTACCGGGATTGCCAACGGTGTGA
- a CDS encoding Arc family DNA-binding protein, protein MELDRYTRMTLRLPKELHTRLESRADETSKSLNAEIVARLEQSFEGADTVPKAQYEALQNQVQALEKAYAASEGSQKRMLQLDAMERSLTLMLASNVIALGHRILHILGTLGNSKEAKEIKEMEPEVLSAIEAGRLAMEHDKTKGELDLEQLPWLKEGPQSHKLRRTN, encoded by the coding sequence ATGGAACTTGACCGCTACACGCGCATGACATTGCGCCTGCCGAAGGAACTTCACACGCGGCTTGAATCGCGCGCTGACGAGACTTCGAAGAGCCTCAACGCCGAGATCGTCGCGCGACTTGAACAGTCGTTTGAAGGCGCAGATACCGTTCCGAAGGCTCAATACGAGGCCTTGCAGAACCAGGTGCAAGCTCTGGAAAAAGCGTACGCGGCAAGTGAAGGATCGCAGAAGCGCATGCTTCAACTCGATGCGATGGAGCGGTCGCTCACTCTGATGCTCGCATCCAACGTGATCGCCCTGGGGCATCGGATACTTCACATACTCGGCACGCTCGGCAACTCCAAAGAAGCCAAAGAGATAAAGGAGATGGAACCCGAGGTTCTCAGCGCAATTGAGGCCGGTAGACTGGCCATGGAACATGACAAAACGAAGGGGGAACTCGACCTCGAGCAGTTGCCGTGGCTGAAGGAGGGACCGCAGTCTCACAAATTGCGACGCACCAACTAG
- a CDS encoding Arc family DNA-binding protein — translation MSFNREGHLRLTLRIPKVLADLLRQQASQNLRSLNNELVSCLQQSRANGNVKAEKAKGHTAPTVAPSCESTPSKEDGTQNGC, via the coding sequence ATGTCATTTAATCGGGAAGGCCACCTACGGCTGACACTGCGGATACCAAAGGTTTTGGCGGACCTCCTGCGTCAGCAGGCTAGCCAAAACCTCAGGTCTCTCAACAACGAACTGGTTTCATGCCTTCAGCAATCCCGCGCCAACGGAAATGTGAAGGCAGAAAAGGCGAAGGGGCACACCGCGCCAACGGTGGCCCCTTCATGTGAATCGACCCCTAGCAAAGAAGACGGAACACAAAATGGATGTTAG
- a CDS encoding DUF2059 domain-containing protein codes for MKKFKLALLTVALAGSSMAAMAQDKAALIKQFVDVQRPGIESLARGLVEQSSAPIAQAGSQYLQSQVPEAKRESAAKAADAELKKYFDDAYPIVRDKAVQLAPGALTPLLEQNFSEEELKQLLAWINSPLSKKYQDLNPKMQTALTEKLVAETRGTIEPKMRALDENVAKALGAPTGGAQQGAAPAKAPAKAPAKK; via the coding sequence GTGAAAAAATTCAAGCTCGCACTTCTGACTGTCGCCCTGGCTGGCAGCTCGATGGCCGCCATGGCGCAGGACAAGGCCGCGCTTATCAAGCAGTTCGTGGACGTGCAACGCCCCGGCATCGAATCCCTGGCCCGCGGCCTGGTCGAGCAGTCGAGCGCACCCATCGCGCAGGCGGGTTCGCAGTACCTGCAATCGCAGGTGCCCGAAGCCAAGCGCGAATCGGCCGCCAAGGCTGCCGACGCCGAGCTCAAGAAGTATTTCGACGACGCCTACCCGATCGTGCGCGACAAGGCCGTGCAGCTGGCACCCGGCGCCCTCACGCCGCTGCTCGAGCAGAACTTCAGCGAAGAAGAACTCAAGCAGCTGCTGGCCTGGATCAACTCGCCCCTCAGCAAGAAGTACCAGGACCTGAATCCCAAGATGCAGACCGCCCTGACCGAAAAGCTCGTGGCCGAAACGCGCGGCACCATCGAACCCAAGATGCGCGCGCTCGACGAAAACGTGGCCAAGGCGTTGGGTGCTCCCACCGGCGGCGCGCAGCAAGGTGCCGCTCCCGCCAAGGCCCCGGCCAAGGCTCCCGCCAAGAAGTGA
- a CDS encoding prephenate dehydrogenase/arogenate dehydrogenase family protein encodes MFEQLGLIGCGLMGGSFALALKRARLVKRVVGYSKSPSTTERARQLGVIDVVAPSALLAVSGSDLVLLAVPVAASEATFKAIRHGIASDTLVMDVGSTKGDVIEAARSGLQDQFSHFVPAHPIAGKEVSGIEHADASLYTGRKVVLTPVKATLRSNVQRASQVWSGIGAHVVTMTHEEHDSAFAAVSHLPHLLAFAYINALVAQPQGDRFLGLAGPGFRDFSRIAASDPVMWRDVLLANREQVLRQSQAFRQALLELEALMAATDTQALEHAIAAASKVRAGWQPNTDATQDS; translated from the coding sequence ATGTTCGAGCAATTGGGATTGATCGGCTGCGGCCTCATGGGCGGCTCCTTCGCGCTGGCGCTCAAGCGCGCCAGGCTGGTGAAACGCGTGGTCGGCTACAGCAAGTCGCCTTCCACCACCGAGCGGGCGCGCCAGCTGGGCGTGATCGACGTGGTGGCGCCTTCCGCGCTGCTGGCGGTCTCGGGGTCCGACCTGGTGCTGCTGGCGGTGCCGGTGGCCGCCTCGGAAGCCACCTTCAAGGCGATTCGCCACGGCATTGCCAGCGACACGCTGGTGATGGACGTCGGTTCGACCAAGGGCGACGTGATCGAAGCCGCGCGCAGCGGCCTGCAGGACCAGTTCTCCCATTTCGTTCCGGCCCACCCGATCGCCGGCAAGGAGGTGTCGGGCATCGAGCACGCCGACGCGTCGCTCTACACCGGCCGCAAGGTCGTGCTGACCCCCGTCAAGGCCACGCTGCGCTCCAACGTGCAGCGCGCCTCGCAGGTGTGGAGCGGCATCGGCGCCCACGTGGTCACCATGACGCACGAGGAACACGACAGCGCCTTCGCGGCCGTGAGCCACCTGCCGCACCTGCTGGCCTTCGCTTACATCAACGCCCTGGTCGCGCAGCCGCAGGGCGACCGGTTCCTGGGCCTTGCCGGCCCGGGCTTCCGCGATTTCTCGCGCATTGCGGCCAGCGACCCGGTGATGTGGCGCGACGTGCTGCTCGCCAATCGCGAGCAGGTGCTGCGGCAATCGCAGGCCTTCCGGCAGGCCCTGCTGGAGCTCGAGGCCCTGATGGCGGCCACCGACACGCAGGCGCTGGAGCATGCGATTGCCGCCGCCAGCAAGGTGCGCGCCGGCTGGCAGCCCAATACCGACGCCACGCAGGACTCCTGA